One genomic region from Panthera tigris isolate Pti1 chromosome D1, P.tigris_Pti1_mat1.1, whole genome shotgun sequence encodes:
- the LOC122231351 gene encoding LOW QUALITY PROTEIN: olfactory receptor 56B4-like (The sequence of the model RefSeq protein was modified relative to this genomic sequence to represent the inferred CDS: inserted 1 base in 1 codon), translating to MQSSCHFSFMDRHCKWGTCAMDTPTSVTNSASLQISHFILMGLPGIHGWQHWLSLPLAPLYFLALGANLLIMITIQHEATLHVPMYYFLGILAVVDMGLATTIMPKILATFWFDAKAISLPQCFAQIYAIHCFFFMESGIFLCMALDRYIAICHPLRYLSIVTDTFVVKATGFMVLRNGLFTIPVPILSAQRHYCSKNEIDHCLCSNLGVTSLACNDITVNKFYQLISAWILIGSDMALVFSSYVLILHSVLRLNSPEAIXKALGTCSSHLILILFFYTGITVLSVTYLAEKNTPLIPVLLNVLHNVIPPALNPMVYALRMQELRLGFQRLLGLSEDMSTK from the exons ATGCAATCTTCCTGCCATTTCAGTTTTATGGACAGACACTGCAAATGGGGCACCTGTGCTATGGATACTCCCACCAGTGTTACCAACAGTGCCAGCCTCCAGATTTCCCACTTCATCTTGATGGGGCTCCCAGGCATTCATGGGTGGCAGCActggctctccctgcccctggctccGCTCTACTTCTTAGCTCTTGGTGCTAATCTCCTCATCATGATCACCATCCAACATGAGGCCACGCTGCATGTGCCTATGTACTATTTTCTGGGCATACTGGCTGTTGTGGACATGGGCCTGGCCACCACCATCATGCCCAAGATCCTGGCTACCTTCTGGTTTGATGCCAAGGCCATCAGCCTCCCTCAGTGTTTTGCTCAGATCTATGCCATCCACTGTTTCTTCTTCATGGAATCTGGTATCTTCCTCTGCATGGCATTGGACAGATATATAGCCATCTGTCACCCCCTTCGATACCTGTCTATAGTCACTGACACTTTTGTGGTCAAAGCCACAGGATTCATGGTGCTCAGGAATGGACTGTTTACTATCCCAGTTCCAATACTGTCTGCCCAGAGACACTATTGCTCCAAGAATGAAATTGACCACTGCCTGTGCTCTAATTTGGGGGTCACCAGTCTAGCCTGTAATGACATCACTGTGAACAAATTTTACCAACTGAtctcagcatggatcctgattGGGAGTGATATGGCTCTGGTTTTTTCTTCCTATGTGTTAATCCTTCACTCTGTGCTGAGGTTGAACTCACCAGAAGCAA TCAAAGCTCTGGGGACCTGTAGCTCCCACCTCATTCTCATCCTCTTCTTCTATACAGGTATCACTGTGCTGTCTGTCACATACCTTGCAGAGAAAAATACGCCCCTAATCCCTGTGCTCCTTAATGTACTGCACAATGTCATCCCCCCTGCACTCAATCCCATGGTCTATGCACTCAGGATGCAAGAGCTCAGACTGGGCTTCCAGAGACTGCTTGGACTGAGTGAAGATATGTCCACTAAGTAA